A portion of the Achromobacter sp. MFA1 R4 genome contains these proteins:
- a CDS encoding iron-containing alcohol dehydrogenase → MTVPSVNWNYPTAIKVGPGRIDELPDHCRALGMERPLLVTDPALAPLPMLEHAERACREAGLGCAVFHDIKGNPTGRNVDDGVTAFKRGRHDGVIAFGGGSALDAAKAIALMVGQDRPLWDFEDVGDNYLRVNVSGMAPVVAVPTTAGTGSEVGRASVITDESAQVKRIIFHARMLPSIVILDAQLTVGLPPRITAATGMDALSHNLEAYCSPFYHPMAAGIAVEAMRLIKEYLPQAVANGADLQARQQMLVASCMGATAFQRGLGAMHALAHPLGALYDAHHGLLNAILMPYVLKANQQAVAPRLETLARYLGLPQAGPDAVLDWVLALRKAVGIPHTLAEIGLDDAQADRVGRMASQDPSAGTNPLNLSAEQYSQLFRAAIRGNL, encoded by the coding sequence ATGACCGTGCCATCCGTCAACTGGAACTATCCCACCGCGATCAAGGTGGGCCCTGGCCGCATCGATGAATTGCCCGACCATTGCCGGGCGCTGGGCATGGAGCGGCCCTTGTTGGTGACCGATCCGGCTCTCGCCCCGTTGCCGATGCTTGAGCACGCCGAGCGTGCATGCCGTGAGGCGGGCCTTGGGTGCGCGGTGTTCCACGACATCAAGGGCAACCCGACCGGGCGCAACGTCGACGACGGCGTGACGGCATTCAAGCGCGGCCGCCATGACGGCGTAATCGCTTTCGGCGGAGGATCCGCGCTGGATGCGGCCAAGGCCATCGCGCTGATGGTGGGACAGGACCGCCCGTTATGGGACTTCGAAGACGTAGGGGACAACTACCTGCGCGTCAATGTCTCCGGAATGGCGCCCGTGGTGGCCGTGCCGACGACGGCGGGCACCGGCTCCGAGGTCGGGCGCGCATCCGTCATCACTGACGAGTCGGCGCAGGTCAAGCGCATCATCTTCCATGCGCGCATGCTCCCGTCCATCGTCATCCTGGACGCCCAACTCACGGTCGGCCTGCCGCCGCGCATTACGGCGGCCACCGGCATGGACGCGCTTTCACACAACCTCGAGGCCTATTGCTCGCCGTTCTACCATCCGATGGCGGCCGGTATCGCCGTCGAAGCCATGCGACTCATCAAGGAATACCTGCCTCAGGCGGTGGCAAACGGCGCCGACCTGCAGGCGCGCCAGCAAATGCTGGTGGCTTCCTGCATGGGCGCCACCGCCTTCCAGCGCGGGCTGGGCGCCATGCATGCGCTGGCGCACCCGCTGGGCGCGCTGTATGACGCGCACCACGGCCTGCTCAACGCCATCCTCATGCCCTATGTGCTCAAGGCCAATCAACAAGCGGTGGCGCCGCGCCTCGAAACGCTGGCCCGCTACCTTGGCCTGCCGCAGGCCGGTCCGGACGCGGTGCTCGACTGGGTGCTGGCGCTTCGCAAGGCGGTCGGCATTCCTCACACCCTCGCGGAAATCGGCCTCGACGACGCGCAGGCCGACCGGGTAGGGCGCATGGCAAGCCAGGATCCATCCGCCGGCACCAACCCCCTCAACCTCTCGGCCGAACAATATTCTCAGCTTTTTCGTGCAGCAATTCGCGGAAACCTGTAA
- the secE gene encoding preprotein translocase subunit SecE, with product MSNTSVETVTSTADRVKLGLAVLVVIAGIVGFSVLSAQPMAARIGVFVGGLVIAAAIAWFSEPGRRTLSFASESYNEVKRVAWPTRKETTQMTGIVFAFVAVMGIFMWVLDKGIEWILYGLLLGWK from the coding sequence ATGTCTAATACCAGCGTAGAAACCGTAACCAGTACCGCCGACCGGGTCAAGCTCGGACTGGCGGTTCTCGTCGTTATTGCTGGCATCGTCGGGTTTTCCGTGCTCAGCGCACAGCCGATGGCCGCCCGTATCGGTGTGTTCGTCGGTGGCCTCGTGATCGCAGCCGCGATCGCCTGGTTCAGCGAACCCGGCCGCCGCACCCTCAGCTTTGCCAGCGAGTCCTACAACGAAGTCAAGCGTGTCGCGTGGCCCACCCGCAAGGAAACGACCCAGATGACGGGTATCGTTTTTGCGTTCGTGGCGGTCATGGGCATTTTCATGTGGGTGCTCGACAAGGGCATCGAATGGATTCTCTACGGCCTGTTGTTGGGCTGGAAATAA
- a CDS encoding rhodanese-like domain-containing protein: MQSLHDHTHADVDAHTLKQWLHDGGEIALLDVREHGQYGESHLFYAAPVPYSRLEVDIVRLAPRRGVRVVVYDNGGEDPTAARAARALAALGYTDVHRLAGGIAQWQHDGYATFAGVNVPSKTFGELAEEVFHTPRIGARELAERQRRGDDLIVLDGRPFAEYQKMSIPGGICCPNGELALRAHTLAARPDTTIVINCAGRTRSIIGAQTLINLGVPNPVYALENGTQGWYLEDLQLEHGARRRYSDDIPPADVPALAQRSAQLAQRHGVPTADAAQVQAWLGDATRTTFLCDVRSAEEFAQGSLPGAQHAPGGQLIQATDQYLAVRGARIVVFDAEGVRAPVVASWLRQMGWEACTLEEGVGAALVNEPVQTPVPPIAVLSDAELSQALAQGAQVIDIRPSMRYRANHIVGARWSIRPRLDRLPLDPARPVILLAEDAALAAWAANDLRASGLGDVSANTGTPESWSAQGIPLASTPADPADGDCIDYLFFVHDRHDGNKAAARQYLAWETNLVRQIDERERAAYRFPAG; encoded by the coding sequence ATGCAGTCCCTTCACGACCATACCCACGCCGACGTCGATGCGCATACGCTCAAGCAGTGGCTGCACGATGGTGGCGAAATCGCGCTCCTGGACGTGCGCGAGCATGGCCAATACGGCGAGTCCCATCTGTTCTACGCCGCGCCGGTGCCCTACAGCCGGCTGGAGGTCGACATCGTGCGCCTCGCACCGCGGCGCGGCGTGCGCGTCGTGGTCTACGACAATGGCGGCGAAGACCCCACCGCGGCGCGCGCCGCGCGGGCGCTTGCCGCGCTGGGCTACACGGACGTGCACCGGCTGGCGGGGGGCATCGCACAGTGGCAGCACGATGGCTACGCGACCTTCGCCGGCGTGAACGTGCCCAGCAAGACTTTCGGCGAATTGGCCGAAGAGGTTTTCCACACCCCGCGCATCGGCGCGCGCGAATTGGCCGAGCGCCAGCGGCGCGGCGACGATCTCATCGTGCTGGATGGCAGGCCATTTGCCGAATACCAGAAGATGAGCATTCCCGGCGGCATCTGCTGCCCCAACGGCGAGCTGGCGCTGCGCGCCCATACGCTGGCCGCGCGGCCGGACACCACCATCGTCATCAATTGCGCGGGCCGCACGCGCAGCATCATCGGCGCGCAGACGCTGATCAACCTGGGCGTCCCCAATCCTGTCTATGCGCTCGAGAACGGCACGCAGGGCTGGTATCTGGAAGACCTGCAGCTCGAACACGGCGCACGCCGTCGCTATAGCGACGACATCCCGCCCGCGGACGTGCCCGCGCTGGCCCAGCGTTCCGCGCAGCTCGCGCAGCGCCATGGCGTGCCCACGGCAGACGCCGCCCAGGTGCAGGCCTGGCTGGGCGACGCAACGCGCACCACGTTCCTGTGCGATGTGCGCAGCGCAGAAGAATTCGCACAGGGTTCCCTGCCTGGCGCGCAGCATGCGCCCGGCGGCCAGCTCATCCAGGCGACGGACCAGTACCTGGCCGTGCGCGGCGCGCGCATCGTGGTGTTCGATGCCGAAGGCGTACGCGCCCCGGTGGTCGCAAGCTGGCTGCGGCAAATGGGTTGGGAGGCCTGCACGCTTGAAGAAGGCGTTGGCGCCGCGCTGGTCAACGAACCGGTCCAGACGCCAGTCCCGCCTATCGCGGTCCTGTCCGATGCCGAGCTCTCGCAAGCGCTGGCGCAAGGCGCCCAGGTCATCGATATCCGCCCCAGCATGCGGTATCGGGCCAACCACATCGTTGGCGCGCGCTGGTCGATCCGTCCGCGCCTGGACCGCCTGCCGCTCGATCCGGCGCGTCCCGTGATCCTCCTGGCCGAAGACGCCGCGCTCGCAGCCTGGGCCGCGAACGATCTGCGCGCGTCGGGCTTGGGGGACGTCAGCGCAAACACCGGCACGCCCGAGAGCTGGTCCGCGCAGGGGATCCCGCTGGCATCCACGCCCGCGGATCCGGCCGACGGCGACTGCATCGACTATCTGTTCTTCGTGCATGACCGTCATGACGGCAACAAGGCCGCGGCGCGCCAGTATCTCGCCTGGGAAACCAACCTGGTCAGGCAGATCGACGAACGGGAGCGCGCCGCGTACCGATTCCCGGCCGGCTGA
- the nusG gene encoding transcription termination/antitermination protein NusG, with protein MSKRWYVVHVYSGMEKSVHKALNERIERAGLQTSFGRILVPSEEVVEVKGGQKSITERRIFPGYVLVEMDLTDETWHLVKNTNRVTGFLGGSGNRPTPISEKEVEKILSQMEEGVEKPRPKILFEVGEMVRVKEGPFADFNGNVEEVNYEKSKVRVSVTIFGRATPVELDFSQVEKT; from the coding sequence ATGAGTAAGCGTTGGTATGTCGTCCATGTGTACTCCGGCATGGAAAAAAGCGTCCACAAGGCCCTGAACGAGCGCATTGAGCGCGCGGGCCTGCAGACGTCTTTTGGTCGCATCCTTGTGCCCTCCGAGGAAGTCGTCGAGGTCAAGGGTGGTCAAAAATCGATCACCGAGCGCCGCATTTTCCCTGGTTATGTCCTGGTTGAAATGGACCTGACCGACGAAACGTGGCACCTGGTCAAGAACACCAACCGCGTCACCGGCTTTTTGGGTGGCTCGGGCAACCGTCCGACCCCGATTTCCGAAAAGGAAGTCGAGAAGATCCTCTCCCAGATGGAAGAGGGTGTCGAGAAACCCCGCCCCAAGATCCTGTTCGAAGTGGGCGAGATGGTTCGGGTCAAGGAAGGTCCGTTTGCGGACTTCAACGGCAACGTCGAAGAAGTCAACTACGAAAAGAGCAAGGTGCGTGTGTCCGTCACCATTTTTGGTCGCGCCACGCCCGTCGAGCTCGATTTCAGCCAGGTCGAAAAGACCTGA
- the rplA gene encoding 50S ribosomal protein L1, protein MAKLSKRAAAIAQKIDRTKLYPVAEALTLVKETAVAKFNESIDVAVQLGIDPKKSDQLVRGSVVLPAGTGKSVRVAVFAQGDKAEAAKAAGADIVGLDDLADSIKAGQMDFDVVIASPDTMRVVGALGQILGPRGLMPNPKVGTVTPDVATAVKNAKAGQVQYRTDKAGIIHATIGRASFGVEQLQTNLAALVDALQKARPAAAKGIYLRKLAVSSTMGGGARVEIASLSASN, encoded by the coding sequence ATGGCTAAGTTGTCCAAGCGCGCCGCCGCTATTGCGCAAAAGATCGACCGCACCAAGCTGTACCCGGTCGCTGAAGCCCTGACCCTGGTCAAGGAAACCGCCGTCGCCAAGTTCAATGAATCCATTGACGTGGCCGTGCAACTCGGCATCGACCCGAAGAAGTCGGACCAACTGGTTCGCGGTTCGGTCGTGCTGCCCGCCGGCACCGGCAAGTCGGTCCGCGTGGCCGTGTTCGCCCAAGGCGACAAGGCTGAAGCCGCCAAGGCCGCCGGCGCCGACATCGTCGGTCTGGACGATCTGGCCGACAGCATCAAGGCCGGTCAGATGGACTTTGACGTCGTCATCGCCTCGCCCGACACGATGCGTGTCGTCGGCGCCCTGGGTCAGATCCTGGGCCCGCGCGGCCTGATGCCGAACCCCAAGGTCGGCACCGTGACGCCCGACGTCGCCACCGCCGTCAAGAACGCCAAGGCCGGTCAGGTCCAGTACCGCACCGACAAGGCCGGCATCATCCACGCAACGATCGGCCGTGCGTCGTTCGGCGTGGAACAGCTGCAAACCAACCTGGCCGCGCTGGTCGACGCCCTGCAAAAGGCTCGTCCCGCCGCCGCCAAGGGCATCTACCTGCGCAAGCTCGCCGTTTCGTCCACGATGGGCGGCGGTGCGCGCGTGGAAATTGCCTCGCTGTCGGCTTCCAACTAA
- a CDS encoding aldehyde dehydrogenase family protein yields the protein MTDELITISPIDGREVVRRAYASEAQIAQALADAQAAQPGWHALGVQARGRIVSDAVDRFVAAKDEIARAITIQMGRPLRYAPLEVDGFEARARHMIAIAGQALAPIAAPAQAGLTRFISRDPIGVALTIAPWNYPLLTAVNSIVPALMAGNTVILKHSDQTPLCAELIDRAFREAGATKGVFQYLHANHDITQRLIRAPEIGYVSFTGSVRGGRQVQACAAGRFIGVGLELGGNDPAYVRADANLEAAVDALVDGAFFNSGQSCCGIQRIYVARGVYDQFVERAAALTERYVLGDPLRQETTLGPVVRTRAAAEIRDVIAQAVGAGAVNVIDPSHFSNASESSCYVAPALLTQVDHRMHIMNDECFGPVAGIMPVDSDEQAIALMNDSPYGLTAAAFTQDEEAALHIGRQLRCGTFFMNRCDYLDPALAWTGVKNSGRGASLSPVGYEQLTQPKSFHMRSV from the coding sequence ATGACCGATGAACTGATCACCATCAGCCCGATCGACGGGCGCGAAGTCGTCCGCCGGGCCTACGCGAGCGAAGCGCAGATCGCGCAGGCGCTGGCCGACGCCCAGGCCGCGCAGCCCGGCTGGCACGCGCTGGGTGTGCAGGCGCGGGGACGCATCGTGTCGGACGCGGTCGACCGATTCGTGGCGGCCAAGGACGAGATCGCGCGGGCCATCACCATCCAGATGGGCCGCCCATTGCGCTACGCTCCCCTGGAGGTCGACGGCTTCGAGGCCCGGGCCCGCCATATGATCGCAATCGCGGGACAGGCCCTGGCGCCCATTGCCGCGCCCGCTCAGGCCGGTCTTACCCGCTTCATCAGCCGCGACCCCATCGGCGTGGCGTTGACCATCGCGCCGTGGAACTACCCGTTGCTCACGGCGGTAAACAGCATCGTGCCGGCCTTGATGGCAGGCAATACCGTCATCCTCAAGCATTCGGACCAGACGCCCCTGTGCGCCGAGCTCATCGACCGCGCCTTCCGCGAGGCGGGGGCGACCAAGGGCGTTTTCCAGTATTTGCACGCCAACCATGACATCACGCAGCGGCTCATCCGCGCACCCGAGATCGGTTATGTGTCCTTTACCGGATCCGTGCGCGGGGGGCGCCAGGTCCAGGCGTGCGCGGCGGGACGCTTCATCGGCGTGGGACTTGAACTGGGCGGCAACGATCCCGCGTACGTGAGGGCGGACGCCAACCTGGAGGCGGCCGTGGATGCATTGGTGGATGGCGCGTTCTTCAATTCCGGCCAGTCGTGTTGCGGCATCCAGCGAATCTATGTGGCCCGCGGCGTGTACGACCAATTCGTCGAACGCGCCGCCGCACTGACCGAACGCTACGTGTTGGGCGACCCGCTGCGGCAGGAAACGACGCTGGGCCCGGTCGTACGCACGCGCGCCGCGGCCGAGATTCGCGACGTCATTGCCCAAGCCGTCGGCGCTGGCGCCGTGAACGTGATTGATCCCTCGCATTTCAGCAATGCGAGTGAAAGCTCGTGTTATGTCGCGCCGGCCCTGCTGACGCAGGTCGATCACCGCATGCACATCATGAACGATGAATGCTTCGGCCCGGTCGCCGGCATCATGCCCGTCGATAGCGACGAACAGGCCATTGCGCTCATGAACGACAGCCCGTATGGCCTGACGGCTGCCGCGTTCACTCAGGACGAAGAAGCGGCGCTGCACATTGGCCGCCAATTGCGCTGCGGCACGTTCTTCATGAATCGTTGTGACTATCTCGACCCCGCGCTTGCGTGGACCGGCGTCAAGAACTCGGGCCGCGGCGCGTCGCTGTCGCCCGTGGGATATGAACAGCTCACGCAGCCCAAGTCCTTCCACATGCGCAGCGTGTGA
- the rplK gene encoding 50S ribosomal protein L11: protein MAKKIVGFIKLQVPAGKANPSPPIGPALGQRGLNIMEFCKAFNAKTQGMEPGLPIPVVITAFADKSFTFIMKTPPATVLIKKAAGVQKGSAKPHTDKVGTLTRAQAEEIAKAKGPDLTAADLEAAVRTIAGSARSMGITVEGI from the coding sequence ATGGCGAAGAAGATCGTCGGCTTTATCAAGCTGCAAGTACCGGCTGGTAAGGCTAACCCCTCCCCCCCGATTGGCCCGGCCCTGGGTCAGCGCGGCCTGAACATCATGGAATTCTGCAAGGCGTTCAACGCCAAGACCCAAGGCATGGAGCCTGGTCTGCCGATTCCGGTGGTGATCACTGCCTTTGCGGACAAGAGCTTCACCTTCATCATGAAGACCCCGCCCGCGACGGTCCTCATCAAGAAGGCCGCTGGCGTGCAAAAGGGTTCGGCCAAGCCGCATACCGACAAGGTCGGCACGCTGACCCGCGCTCAAGCTGAAGAAATCGCCAAGGCCAAGGGTCCCGACCTGACCGCCGCCGATCTGGAAGCTGCAGTGCGCACGATCGCTGGTAGCGCCCGCAGCATGGGCATCACGGTTGAGGGGATCTAA
- a CDS encoding tripartite tricarboxylate transporter substrate binding protein: MKQHALHACRTAATAVAGLLWGIAAHAQAPAPLADFPKQAITVVSPFPPGGGNDGVARLIAQELGAITGQSVVVENRSGAGGSVGTAQVSRAKPDGYTLVMSQTSVMAVNPRLYKNVGFDPLKDFVPISQITSAPLVLVSRTEGPYKSLNDYLAAARKQPGVITYATPGNGTMSHLMGALVSQKADVKLVHVPYRGAAPAITDLMGGTVDMLITSPASAEPMVAAGKLRILAMSHGDGVGIFKSAPTLKQAGLEGITADDWYGLFAPAGTPPERIAYLAQAVNQAMKSPAVIAKINSGGSQPVGSAPDAFKTRLQQDTAYWAEMVKTAGVSLD; encoded by the coding sequence ATGAAGCAACACGCATTGCACGCTTGCAGGACCGCCGCGACGGCGGTGGCCGGTCTGCTGTGGGGAATCGCGGCCCATGCCCAGGCGCCCGCACCGCTGGCAGACTTTCCGAAACAGGCCATCACCGTGGTCTCGCCGTTTCCACCCGGCGGCGGTAACGACGGCGTCGCGCGCCTGATCGCGCAGGAGCTGGGCGCCATCACGGGCCAGAGCGTGGTGGTCGAGAACCGCTCGGGGGCGGGCGGCAGCGTCGGCACGGCGCAAGTGTCGCGCGCCAAGCCCGATGGCTACACGCTCGTCATGTCGCAGACCAGCGTCATGGCCGTCAATCCGCGTCTGTACAAGAACGTCGGCTTTGATCCGCTGAAGGACTTCGTGCCGATCTCGCAAATCACCTCGGCGCCGCTGGTGCTGGTGTCGCGCACCGAGGGCCCGTACAAGAGCTTGAACGACTATCTCGCGGCGGCGCGCAAGCAGCCCGGCGTCATTACCTATGCGACGCCCGGCAACGGCACGATGAGCCACCTGATGGGCGCCCTGGTGTCGCAGAAGGCGGACGTCAAGCTCGTGCACGTGCCGTACCGCGGGGCGGCGCCCGCCATCACGGACCTGATGGGCGGCACGGTGGACATGCTCATCACGTCGCCCGCGTCGGCCGAGCCCATGGTGGCCGCAGGAAAGCTGCGCATCCTCGCCATGAGCCACGGCGACGGCGTCGGCATTTTCAAGAGCGCGCCCACCTTGAAACAGGCCGGCCTGGAAGGCATCACCGCGGATGACTGGTATGGCCTGTTCGCCCCGGCAGGCACGCCTCCCGAACGCATCGCCTACCTGGCGCAGGCCGTGAACCAGGCCATGAAGTCGCCCGCCGTGATCGCCAAGATCAACAGCGGGGGAAGCCAGCCGGTGGGCAGCGCCCCTGACGCCTTCAAGACCCGCCTGCAGCAGGACACCGCCTACTGGGCCGAAATGGTGAAGACGGCGGGCGTCTCCCTGGATTGA
- a CDS encoding glutamine synthetase family protein: MHALGVATVEDAQRLVQSSPLSHIKVGLSDVDGVMLGKYLRRDKFLGALHGGLAFCDVVFGWDLDDQLYDNTRYTGWHTAYPDAKLRIVPQTARRLTLEQGPGGEDMLLFLAEFEGDAGAICPRRLLHRVIDRAAGMGYDAYAALEYEFFMFRETPHSVRAKHYRNLENWTPGNFGYSMLRSTVEGDFYRKLLDMCERMDMPIEGLHTETGPGVLEAAIAVDHAAAAGDKAFLFKTFTKALAQQNGLMATFMAKWSPEHPGQSGHIHLSLRDRKTGLSAFFDESQPHGISATQAAFMGGVQRYLPEFMALYAQTINSYSRLVPGYWAPLDATWGMENRTTALRLIPGSDKSQRVEVRIGSADANPYIALAAALASGLYGIEQGLSPEPMVQGNAYTQQFPAHLHLPLTLWEAAQRLRGSEAARLLFGDAFVEHYAATREWEERQFRRHVTDWELARYFEII; the protein is encoded by the coding sequence ATGCATGCACTAGGGGTAGCAACGGTGGAAGATGCGCAGCGGCTGGTGCAATCCAGCCCGCTCTCGCACATCAAGGTGGGGCTGTCCGACGTGGACGGCGTCATGCTGGGCAAATACCTGCGGCGCGACAAGTTCCTGGGCGCCTTGCACGGCGGACTGGCGTTTTGCGACGTGGTGTTCGGGTGGGACCTGGATGACCAGCTCTACGACAACACCCGGTATACCGGCTGGCACACCGCCTACCCCGACGCAAAACTGAGGATCGTGCCGCAGACCGCGCGCCGGCTCACGCTGGAGCAGGGGCCGGGCGGCGAAGACATGCTGCTGTTCCTGGCGGAATTCGAAGGCGACGCCGGCGCCATCTGTCCGCGTCGCCTGCTGCACCGCGTGATAGACCGCGCCGCCGGCATGGGCTACGACGCCTATGCGGCGCTGGAGTACGAGTTCTTCATGTTTCGCGAGACGCCGCATTCCGTGCGCGCCAAGCACTACCGCAACCTGGAGAACTGGACACCCGGCAATTTCGGCTACTCCATGCTGCGAAGCACGGTGGAAGGCGACTTCTATCGCAAGCTGCTCGACATGTGCGAACGCATGGACATGCCCATCGAAGGCCTGCACACCGAGACCGGGCCGGGCGTGCTGGAGGCTGCGATCGCCGTGGACCATGCGGCGGCGGCGGGCGACAAGGCCTTCCTGTTCAAGACCTTCACCAAGGCGCTCGCGCAGCAGAACGGCCTGATGGCCACGTTCATGGCAAAGTGGTCGCCCGAACACCCTGGCCAAAGCGGTCATATCCACCTGTCGCTGCGCGACCGCAAGACGGGGTTGTCCGCCTTCTTCGACGAGTCGCAGCCGCACGGCATCAGCGCCACGCAGGCCGCGTTCATGGGCGGGGTGCAGCGGTACCTGCCCGAGTTCATGGCGCTCTATGCGCAGACCATCAACAGCTACTCGCGCCTGGTGCCCGGTTATTGGGCGCCGCTGGACGCCACCTGGGGCATGGAGAACCGCACGACGGCGCTGCGTCTCATCCCCGGCAGCGACAAGTCGCAGCGCGTCGAAGTGCGCATCGGCTCGGCCGACGCCAATCCCTACATTGCCCTGGCTGCGGCGCTGGCCTCCGGCCTGTACGGAATAGAGCAGGGCCTCTCGCCCGAGCCCATGGTCCAGGGCAACGCCTACACGCAGCAATTTCCCGCGCATCTGCACCTGCCTCTGACGCTGTGGGAGGCCGCGCAGCGTCTGCGGGGCTCGGAAGCCGCGCGGCTGCTGTTCGGAGACGCATTCGTCGAGCACTACGCCGCGACGCGTGAATGGGAGGAACGCCAGTTCCGGCGCCACGTCACCGACTGGGAGCTGGCGCGTTACTTTGAAATCATCTGA
- the hisN gene encoding histidinol-phosphatase, with translation MQSFPALSADQLAAYAAFAQTLADRVRPLSRKWFRHPLPVDTKADESPVTQADRDVEAALREAIAAQYPDHGIFGEEFGASRAEAELVWSLDPIDGTRAFISGNPLWGTLLALLHRGRPVLGLIDIPMLDERWIGAAGAAARLNGGECRTSTCAALEEAILYATAPDIFSGAELAAFDALAAACRMRRYGGDCYSYGLLASGHIDLVVEAGLQPYDYLALMPVVEGAGGVMTDWTGQPLGLQSQGRVIAAATPQLHREAMRLLGAAMA, from the coding sequence ATGCAGAGTTTCCCGGCCCTGTCCGCGGATCAGCTTGCTGCGTACGCCGCGTTCGCACAGACCCTCGCGGACCGCGTGCGCCCCTTGTCGCGCAAGTGGTTCCGGCATCCGCTCCCGGTGGACACCAAGGCCGACGAAAGTCCCGTCACGCAAGCGGACCGGGATGTCGAGGCAGCCCTGCGCGAGGCCATCGCCGCGCAGTATCCCGATCACGGCATATTCGGCGAAGAATTCGGCGCCTCGCGCGCCGAGGCCGAGCTCGTGTGGTCACTGGACCCCATCGACGGGACGCGCGCCTTCATTTCCGGCAACCCGTTATGGGGCACGTTGCTGGCGCTGCTGCACCGGGGCAGGCCCGTGCTGGGCCTCATCGACATCCCCATGCTGGACGAACGCTGGATCGGCGCGGCGGGCGCAGCGGCCCGTCTGAACGGCGGCGAGTGCAGGACGAGTACGTGCGCCGCGCTGGAAGAGGCCATTCTTTACGCCACCGCGCCCGACATCTTCAGCGGCGCCGAACTTGCCGCCTTTGACGCACTGGCCGCCGCCTGCCGCATGCGCCGCTATGGCGGCGATTGCTACAGCTACGGGCTGTTGGCCAGCGGCCATATCGATCTCGTCGTGGAGGCCGGCCTGCAACCGTACGACTACCTTGCCCTGATGCCCGTGGTCGAGGGCGCGGGCGGCGTCATGACCGATTGGACGGGACAGCCGCTGGGCCTGCAGTCGCAAGGCCGCGTGATCGCGGCCGCCACGCCGCAGCTGCATCGCGAAGCGATGCGGCTGCTGGGGGCGGCCATGGCCTGA
- the tuf gene encoding elongation factor Tu: MAKGKFERTKPHVNVGTIGHVDHGKTTLTAAITTVLSTKFGGEAKGYDQIDAAPEEKARGITINTAHVEYETETRHYAHVDCPGHADYVKNMITGAAQMDGAILVVSAADGPMPQTREHILLSRQVGVPYIIVFLNKADMVDDAELLELVEMEVRELLSKYDFPGDDTPIVKGSAKLALEGDKGELGEQAILALAAALDSYIPTPERAIDGAFLMPVEDVFSISGRGTVVTGRIERGIIKVGEEIEIVGIVPTVKTTCTGVEMFRKLLDQGQAGDNVGILLRGTKREDVQRGQVLAKPGSITPHTDFTSEVYILSKEEGGRHTPFFNGYRPQFYFRTTDVTGTIDLPADKEMVLPGDNVTMTVKLLAPIAMEEGLRFAIREGGRTVGAGVVAKILK; encoded by the coding sequence ATGGCAAAAGGCAAGTTTGAACGTACCAAGCCGCACGTGAACGTGGGTACGATTGGTCACGTTGACCACGGCAAAACGACGTTGACGGCGGCGATCACGACCGTTCTGTCGACCAAGTTCGGCGGCGAAGCCAAGGGCTACGACCAGATCGATGCAGCTCCTGAAGAAAAGGCCCGCGGCATCACGATCAACACGGCCCACGTCGAGTACGAAACGGAAACGCGCCACTACGCGCACGTTGACTGCCCGGGCCACGCTGACTATGTGAAGAACATGATCACGGGCGCTGCCCAGATGGACGGCGCGATCCTGGTCGTGTCGGCCGCTGACGGCCCGATGCCGCAAACGCGTGAACACATCCTGCTGAGCCGCCAGGTTGGCGTGCCGTACATCATCGTCTTCCTGAACAAGGCTGACATGGTTGACGACGCCGAGCTGCTCGAGCTGGTGGAAATGGAAGTTCGCGAACTGCTGTCCAAGTACGACTTCCCGGGTGATGACACCCCGATCGTCAAGGGTTCGGCCAAGCTGGCGCTGGAAGGCGACAAGGGCGAACTGGGCGAGCAGGCCATCCTGGCGCTGGCTGCCGCGCTGGACTCGTACATCCCGACGCCTGAGCGTGCCATCGACGGCGCGTTCCTGATGCCGGTTGAAGACGTGTTCTCGATCTCGGGTCGCGGCACCGTGGTGACCGGCCGTATCGAACGCGGCATCATCAAGGTCGGCGAAGAAATCGAAATCGTTGGTATCGTTCCGACGGTCAAGACGACCTGCACGGGCGTGGAAATGTTCCGCAAGCTGCTGGACCAAGGTCAAGCCGGCGACAACGTGGGCATCCTGCTGCGCGGCACCAAGCGTGAAGACGTCCAGCGCGGCCAGGTTCTGGCCAAGCCGGGCTCGATCACCCCGCACACGGACTTCACGTCCGAGGTGTACATCCTGTCCAAGGAAGAAGGCGGCCGCCACACCCCGTTCTTCAACGGCTATCGTCCCCAGTTCTACTTCCGCACGACGGACGTGACCGGCACGATCGACCTGCCGGCCGACAAGGAAATGGTTCTGCCGGGCGACAACGTGACGATGACCGTCAAGCTGCTGGCCCCGATCGCCATGGAAGAAGGTCTGCGTTTCGCCATCCGTGAAGGCGGTCGTACCGTCGGCGCCGGCGTCGTCGCCAAGATCCTGAAGTAA